The DNA segment AGCAGGCCTCCCACCATCTGGACCAGACGCGGTGAACGGGCGGCCTGAACCACGGCTTCATGAAATCGCCGGTTGATGTCCTGGATGTCGGAGCGAAAGTCCTCCGATCGTTGCTGGATCAGGCCCGCCATCTCCGCGTTCAGTGCATGCAGGCGTGCGATATCGCTTTCGCTGCGCCGCTGCGCCGCCAAGGAAGCTCCATGGGATTCCAGTTGGATGCGCAGGTCAAACACCTCATCGTTGTCCAGATCGGTCCAAGGCGCGACGATCACCCCCCGATTGGGTACCGCTTCGATAAAGCCATCCTGCTCCAGGCGCTGGAACGCGGCACGTATCGGGGTGCGGCTGATACCCAGCTCCTCCGACAGCGAAACTTCCTTCAGCCGGTAATTGGGTCCATAAGCGCCCAAGGTGATGCGCTTGCGCAGCAGCGCATACACCTCGTCAGCAGACCCGCGTCGCGTACCCGTGGCCTTCATGGGGCGCCCTTCTCCACCGGTGCACCAGGGCGACGGCTCCAGTCGCTCCAGCTGCCGGCATAGAGGCTGGCTGGGCCCAAACCCGCAAGCTCCAGTGCAAGCACGTTCGGTGTCGCACTCACGCCGCTGCCGCAGTAGTTCACCAAGCCCACGTAGTTGGCGGGCAGCAACGCGGTGAATTCGGTGCGCAGTTCCTGGGCGGACTTGAAGCGCCCGTCCGGGCGGAAATTGAGAGCAAATGGACGGTTCAGCGCACCAGGGATGTGCCCTGCCACCGTGTCAATCGGTTCCACATCCCCCCGATAGCGTTCGGCGGCACGCGCGTCGATCAGGACATGGGCACTGTCACCCAGCAGCTGTTCCACCCGCTCGGCGTCGACCAGGTCCACCAGCGGCGGCTGCACCTCAAACCTAGACGCAGCCGGTCTTGGCGGGGGACCTGAAACCACCTCACCGCCGGTGGCTACCCACGCCTGCAACCCGCCGTCCAGCACGGACACCGCATCGTGGCCCAGCCAACGCAGCATCCACCACAAGCGCACACAGAAATTGCAGCGGTTGCGGTCGTAGACCACGACGTGGGTGCTGTTGGACACCCCCTGGCTTGCCAGCCAGCTCGCAAATTCCGCGCGCTGGGGAAGCGGGTGCCTGCCACCGGAAGCGCCCTGCCCATGGTGCGCACTGAGCACATCGCCCAGGTCCGCGTACAGCGCGCCGGGGATGTGCGTTTCCAGGTAGGCGCGCAGGCCGGAGTCTGGGTCGGGAAGGTCATAGCTCACATCCAGCACGACAACCGGTTTGCCTGCCGCCACGGCGGCCTTCAGTCCCTCGGCAGAGATCAGTGGAGAGTTGCTCATATGAATTTATATTGTCTTTAGATTGTTCTAATTATGTGGAGCACTTGCCAACCTGCAAAGGCAAAATTCGACTAAGAATCTGCAGAAAACATGCTTAGCTTAAAAACAATAAAAAAACACACTGCCATCCTGAACTTTTAAGAAGGACGTTCTCATGGCAGAAGATCAACTGGGCTGGCGCATTGACACCGGCTTCGCTCGTATCCCCGATGCACTTGTGGCCCAGGCCCGCGGCATCCCGGTTGCCGTCATTGGCGATGTCTCGCACCGCCTCTTCAGCTTCCCGGGCGGTTTTCGCAACTACTCCAGCAAGGCCAACCGTGTCGCAGGCCCTGCTTTGACCGTCAAGGTGCGTCCCGGTGACAACCTGTTCCTGCACAAGGCGCTAGACATTGCGCTGCCGGGCGATGTGATTGTGGTTGCCGCGGGCGGTGCGCTGGACAACGCCATCATTGGCGAGATGATGGGCAGGTATGCCGTGTCTCGCGGCATTGCCGGCATCGTGATCGACGGCGCTGTGCGCGACATCGAAGGCCTGGCCGAGCTGCCGATCCCCGTGTATGCCCGTGGCGTGACACCCAATGGCCCCTGGAAATCAGGTCCAGGCGAAATCGGCTACCCGATTGCCGCCGCAAACGTGGTGGTGGCGTCGGGGGACCTGGTCGTCGGTGACCAGGACGGAATCATCGTCCTCCCGCGCGAGGATGCAGTACCCGTGATCGAAAAGGCACTTGCGCACGCGGCAACGGAAGCGCAATGGGCGCAGCAGATCGCATCCCGGTCCTGGCCTCGGACCTGGGTGGACCAGGCCATTGCGCAAGGCAATTGACCCCCTCCTCCATGCATACCGCGGGGCCTGCCTCTTGGCCCCGCCATTTCCGAGTCGAAATCCTATGAAGCCCGTTTCCCTTGGCGTTCAACGCTTTCTTGCTGCCACTCTGGCATCTCTCTTCTCTTTCGGGGCGCTCGCTGCAGCGGATGTGGCGAGCTTCCCCGAAAAGCCCATCGTCCTTGTCGTACCCCAGTCGCCCGGGTCGGTTGCCGACATCATGGCGCGCCTTGTCGGCAAAGCCCTTGGCGAACAGCTTGGCCAGGCGGTCGTGGTCGAGAACCGCGCAGGTGCGAGCGGCATCATTGGCGCCCAGACCGTCGCCCGGGCCAAGCCCGATGGCTACACGCTGCTGATCGGCTCGGTCAGCACCCACGGACTGCTTTCCGGCACCGAGAAGAACCTTGCCTATGACCCCATCAAGGACTTCGCACCGATTTCGCAGCTCAACGACTCGCCCCTCGCGCTGGTGGTCAACCCCGGTTCCGGCATCAACACCCTCTCCGACTTCGTGGAGCGCGCCAAGGCCAGCCCCGGCCGCCTGAGCTATGCATCCGCCGGCAATGGCAGCGGCTCCCGCTTCACCATCGAACTGCTGCGCCTGCACAGCAAGCTCGACATGATCCACGTGCCCTATCGCAGCCCGATGGAAGCCGTGCGGGCCGTTGTGGCCGGCGAAGGCGATATTGCATCCCCCTCCATCCCCAGCGTGCCGGAGCTGATCCGCGCGGGCCGGCTGCGCGCACTGGCGGTCACCGGCGACAAGCGCTCACCGCTGCTGCCCGATGTCCCCACCACCGCCGAAGCCGGTTTCGCCAGTGTCGTGTTCACCAGCTGGACCGGTCTGTTCGCTCCCGCAGGAACCCCGAAACCCATCCTGCTGAAACTCAACCGGGCCGTGGAAAAGGCATTGAAGGATCCTGGCGTGGTCAAGGGGATCGAAGACAGCGGCGCCACGCTGGTCAGCAACTCACCGGAGGCCTTTGCGGCATTTGTCCAGTCGGAAGTCACCAAGTGGAGCAAGGCAGCCCAGGATGCCGGCGTGCGCGCCCAATGATGAGGCGGGGTCCAGGCGCCCTCTTGCCTGGACTTTGGATGCGCCCTGCAGCCGCGGCCACACCGTACTCCCTTATGCACCGCGACCCGTTGGCAATCCACCCACCCTTGTGCAATGGCGCAGTGATGCAGGCAGACAGTCGCGGTCGCTGGCATCACTTTTCCGCAAGGCCCCCGCTTGCCATCGCCCGTAGTTGCAAAGACCGCATCCGGGTACGGTCGCTGGCGATGCTGGTTCAGGACGCGACGCCCAGCCCCGTGGCTTGCCGGACCACGCCACGGGTGGCGGGCTTTTCAAAGCGATAGAACAGATTGGGCTCCGAGACAATGAACATCCGGTCATCCGGTGCCAGGGTGATGCCCTCCGGCTGTGGAATCTTGTGCTCCAGGCCGTGCAGGCCGGACCACAGGGGCAGCAGGCTCACGGGGTCACCCTGCGGGGTGTACTCCACCACCATGGCGGACTCTTCGCTCAGCAGCAGCAGATTGCCTGTCGGCTCATGGGTGGTGACGGAAGCCAGGTCATTGATGAACAGCGCCCCCAGCCCGCGGGCGCTCCACTCCTTCACCGCCAGTTCGGCGGGGCGGGTGACAGCGCCAGAAGCGGCTATCTCGGGACTGCCTTCCACACTCAGCAGGCGCAGAGGCCATTTTTCCTGCCCCACCAGCAAACGCTGGTGGCGTGCGTCCCAGGACACGGCTTCCACTCCAAGGTTGTGGTGCAGCGACGTCAGCGGCATGGGCAACGGCTCGCGCGCCTGCACTGCTTGCGTATCGGGGCCGATGTTCACCGCGTACAAGGTGTTGTTGCGCTCGTCCGAAAGCAGAAAGCGTTCACCGGCAATGTGGGTGATGCCTTCGGTATCTCGTGCACCGTGGATCGGGATGGTGCGCAGCACCTCCCCTTCCGTACTCAACTCCGCGATCTGTGCCGGACGGTTGGTGGTGGCAAACAAGGTGCCGGTGTGGGGGCTGAAGGTCAGTCCCGACAGATTGTCCTCCAGTCCGACGACCTGCCGCGCCTGCACCACCGCCTGGTATTGCGGCAGCCACAGCGCCTGCGGATGCGCGGCATCTGCGCTCCAGGCACTCTGCGCCCAGTAGTACGCGACGGCAGGCACCTGGAAATAGGCACCCATGATCAGCCCCACCGCCAACATCGCCAGTGCCAGACGGCGTAACCAACACCGCGCACGCGCAGCACAAACAACAGACAGCATGACAAGGGCAAGAGCGAAACCAGGGCCTGCATCCTAGCGCCTGGTATTTACCCTTAAATATTCTGCGATCAGTCTCTGTCAGCGCCCTCCCCAGCCGAGGATTGGAGTTGGGCCATGGCTGCAGGAGGCAAAGATGCCGCTCCAACACAGCCGCTGGATACAAAGACGCGGAGCTGACGCGCGTTATCGCCCACCAAGATTTGCTCAAGGAGTCCGCGCTGCCATACTGCCTGGCCATGACCATCGCGCTCGCCACCTTGCTTATTTATGCCAAAGACATGCAGCGCTCAGCGCGCTTTTATGCCGACCACTTCGGCTATGTCACCAGCTATGCCGTGGTCGATGGACTGATTGAGTTGAAACCGCAGGACGGTGGGGCGGAAATTCTGATTCACCAGGCCGCCAAGAGCCTCAAGCTGGGCTCCGCTGCGCTGAAACTGTCGTTCAGCGTGCCCGATGTCGACCGGTTCGTCGCCACGGCTGCCGCTGCCGGGCTCGATTTCGGAACCATCCATCGGGCCAGGGGTTATGCGTTCGCCAATACCAAGGATCCCGACGGCAATTCCATCAGCGTGTCGAGCCGCCAATACCGTGCATGACACCTCGCGTGTCTATACAAGGTATCCGGTCAGGACATTTTCCCTGGGTGGAGCACGGCAGCATATATAGTCGGACTCCTTGCCCGCCCACCATGGCGACAGTTGATGCATTCACCTTCCCACGTTGTAGGCAGGTATTGCTTCCAGGCAGCTATCGCCCACGGTGAAGGCGAAAGCCAAAATTCTTTTGTCTGTCGAGCGGCCTTTGTGGGCTTGGTCGGAAGGAGTCATCCATGCTGGTTCGGCCCCTGCTATCTAAGCCCGCTGATCTGAACGACTGCAGCACATCCAGCCAAACGCCACAGGCATCTGTTCTGCCCAGCGGCTGTCAGCCATCCATGCCGCCCGTTGGTTTCTGGGCAAAAAACCTTCTTTTCAGGAAATCCCGTACCGCAGTGCGTGCAAAGATGCTGCATGTGGATGCTGAAGCGGTAATGTCCTGGATTTTAAATGGACATGGAATCTATCCTCCAAATGGATTCAAGTCTTCAGTTTCCCCAAGCTTATTAATATTAATTAATGTGAAAAACCAAATAAAGGGTATGTACTGCACGTCTCCGCACATCTGCATGCAAGAATGAGACGCACGCTCACTATGGCCCAATGCTCCATGCTTCCCCATCGCCCTCCTCTTCATGCTTGGAGCCGTGGTGGCCGACTGCAACTCTTGATCTGCATGGTGGCTTATATCCTGGGCTTCGCCTGGTGGAGTCCGACCCGGGCGCAGAATGCGGCGCATCAGCGTCCGGACGTTCTGATATTGCTCTCCTACCATCCCGGGCACAGCTGGGAAGACCGAATCCTGGCAGGCATAAACGAATGGCAGGGCAATGGTGAATCCCGGCCCATTTTTCATACGGAATGGCTGGACAGCAAACGTCTTCCTGGCCCGGCCCAATATGACAATGTCCTGAATTACCTCACACAGAAGTACATCGACAAACGTTTCGATCTGGTGCTGACGGTTGACGACAATGCGCTCGCTTTCGTCGCGCGCAATCCCCAGATCTTCGGCAATCCCCCTGTTGTGTTCAGCGGGATCAATGGCAGTCCTGGCGATCTCATCGGCAACATGACCGAAGTGACGGGCATCCTTGAACGTTTTGATCTGTCACGCACGCTGCACACAGCACTGTCACTCCATCCCGGCACTCGGCGTCTTGTCTTCGTCACACCTGAAGATGATGTGGGCGTCAGCATGCGCAACGACATCAATACGGTGATGGCTCTGGAGCCCGCAGGCCCTATCGTGGAGCATTGGATAACGCCTGAGCTTCTGGCCATCAAAGACAGGCTGAAAGAAAAAACGCAGGAGACCTTGCTTTTTGTTTTGGGAGCGATTCCTGCCAGGAAAGGCTTCC comes from the Comamonas terrigena NBRC 13299 genome and includes:
- a CDS encoding SdiA-regulated domain-containing protein produces the protein MGAYFQVPAVAYYWAQSAWSADAAHPQALWLPQYQAVVQARQVVGLEDNLSGLTFSPHTGTLFATTNRPAQIAELSTEGEVLRTIPIHGARDTEGITHIAGERFLLSDERNNTLYAVNIGPDTQAVQAREPLPMPLTSLHHNLGVEAVSWDARHQRLLVGQEKWPLRLLSVEGSPEIAASGAVTRPAELAVKEWSARGLGALFINDLASVTTHEPTGNLLLLSEESAMVVEYTPQGDPVSLLPLWSGLHGLEHKIPQPEGITLAPDDRMFIVSEPNLFYRFEKPATRGVVRQATGLGVAS
- a CDS encoding RraA family protein, whose amino-acid sequence is MAEDQLGWRIDTGFARIPDALVAQARGIPVAVIGDVSHRLFSFPGGFRNYSSKANRVAGPALTVKVRPGDNLFLHKALDIALPGDVIVVAAGGALDNAIIGEMMGRYAVSRGIAGIVIDGAVRDIEGLAELPIPVYARGVTPNGPWKSGPGEIGYPIAAANVVVASGDLVVGDQDGIIVLPREDAVPVIEKALAHAATEAQWAQQIASRSWPRTWVDQAIAQGN
- a CDS encoding VOC family protein encodes the protein MTIALATLLIYAKDMQRSARFYADHFGYVTSYAVVDGLIELKPQDGGAEILIHQAAKSLKLGSAALKLSFSVPDVDRFVATAAAAGLDFGTIHRARGYAFANTKDPDGNSISVSSRQYRA
- a CDS encoding sulfurtransferase, whose product is MSNSPLISAEGLKAAVAAGKPVVVLDVSYDLPDPDSGLRAYLETHIPGALYADLGDVLSAHHGQGASGGRHPLPQRAEFASWLASQGVSNSTHVVVYDRNRCNFCVRLWWMLRWLGHDAVSVLDGGLQAWVATGGEVVSGPPPRPAASRFEVQPPLVDLVDAERVEQLLGDSAHVLIDARAAERYRGDVEPIDTVAGHIPGALNRPFALNFRPDGRFKSAQELRTEFTALLPANYVGLVNYCGSGVSATPNVLALELAGLGPASLYAGSWSDWSRRPGAPVEKGAP
- a CDS encoding Bug family tripartite tricarboxylate transporter substrate binding protein, which encodes MASFPEKPIVLVVPQSPGSVADIMARLVGKALGEQLGQAVVVENRAGASGIIGAQTVARAKPDGYTLLIGSVSTHGLLSGTEKNLAYDPIKDFAPISQLNDSPLALVVNPGSGINTLSDFVERAKASPGRLSYASAGNGSGSRFTIELLRLHSKLDMIHVPYRSPMEAVRAVVAGEGDIASPSIPSVPELIRAGRLRALAVTGDKRSPLLPDVPTTAEAGFASVVFTSWTGLFAPAGTPKPILLKLNRAVEKALKDPGVVKGIEDSGATLVSNSPEAFAAFVQSEVTKWSKAAQDAGVRAQ
- a CDS encoding GntR family transcriptional regulator — translated: MKATGTRRGSADEVYALLRKRITLGAYGPNYRLKEVSLSEELGISRTPIRAAFQRLEQDGFIEAVPNRGVIVAPWTDLDNDEVFDLRIQLESHGASLAAQRRSESDIARLHALNAEMAGLIQQRSEDFRSDIQDINRRFHEAVVQAARSPRLVQMVGGLLNTRRVTGAFFFYSDDQFTESLEDHQAITRAIERQHTELAKTLMASHVRVTWERLKSQRQDAGTAAAA